A section of the Jannaschia sp. S6380 genome encodes:
- a CDS encoding cation transporter → MRFHVPDMSCGHCRTSIEKAVAAADPAARVTFAPEDRMVEIDTARDADAMRAALKDAGYDVAPA, encoded by the coding sequence ATGAGATTCCACGTCCCCGACATGTCCTGCGGCCATTGCCGTACCAGCATCGAGAAGGCCGTCGCAGCAGCCGACCCGGCCGCGCGCGTGACCTTCGCGCCCGAGGACCGCATGGTCGAGATCGACACCGCGCGCGACGCGGACGCCATGCGCGCCGCGCTCAAGGATGCCGGCTACGACGTCGCGCCCGCCTGA
- a CDS encoding potassium channel family protein: MNVVALLAGVALILAALWDVFRSLVRSPLSAGPFTSFAEFVICRGLLRLFHLTGRRAVLGAIGPISVPARALIVVAALIAGWALVFQGAADWVLVSKTDAPAGPWQRLYLAAYSVATLGFGAYEPDSPAGRLLTAASALTGFIVLTFSVGAVSTISQVLAARDAVIAAMRAHVEALDAGADPAEALERTLVLVAAPLSSVASAVQTLPVQHRLHAETEDRAFSRALDRLDRALPDAPTDPRARLAAQSIDETLEVLARGWLRPWTEGEGRRARIAAFLRADRLDGAAGR; the protein is encoded by the coding sequence ATGAATGTCGTCGCCCTGCTGGCGGGCGTCGCGCTGATCCTCGCCGCGCTCTGGGACGTGTTCCGGTCGCTCGTGCGCTCGCCGCTCTCCGCCGGGCCGTTCACGAGCTTCGCCGAGTTCGTGATCTGCCGCGGCCTGCTGCGGCTGTTTCACCTGACGGGCCGCCGCGCAGTCCTCGGTGCGATCGGCCCAATCTCGGTGCCGGCGCGGGCGCTGATTGTCGTGGCGGCGCTGATCGCGGGCTGGGCGCTGGTGTTCCAGGGCGCCGCGGACTGGGTGCTGGTGTCGAAGACGGACGCGCCGGCGGGGCCCTGGCAGCGCCTCTACCTGGCCGCCTATTCCGTCGCGACCCTGGGCTTCGGCGCCTACGAACCCGACAGCCCCGCTGGCCGGCTCCTGACGGCGGCCTCGGCGCTGACCGGGTTCATCGTGCTGACCTTTTCGGTCGGGGCGGTCTCGACGATCTCGCAGGTGCTGGCGGCGCGCGACGCCGTGATCGCCGCGATGCGCGCCCATGTCGAGGCGCTCGACGCCGGGGCCGATCCGGCCGAGGCGCTGGAACGCACGCTCGTTCTGGTGGCAGCGCCGTTGTCCTCGGTTGCCTCCGCCGTGCAGACCCTGCCGGTGCAGCATCGCCTGCACGCGGAGACGGAGGATCGCGCGTTCAGCCGCGCGCTCGACCGGCTCGACCGGGCCCTGCCGGACGCGCCTACCGACCCGCGCGCCCGGCTCGCGGCGCAGTCCATAGACGAGACGCTGGAGGTGCTGGCGCGGGGCTGGCTGAGGCCGTGGACGGAGGGCGAGGGCCGGCGCGCCCGGATCGCGGCGTTCCTTCGCGCCGACCGTCTTGACGGCGC
- a CDS encoding DUF411 domain-containing protein, with amino-acid sequence MTTLTRRALIAATGAAALVAGTAPLLAAAPPTLSVVKSPTCGCCTGWAEMARAAGYAVETRDVDDITQAKLDAGVPDDLWSCHTATLTAPDGRAYVIEGHVSFEAMDRLLTEAPDVAGLAAPGMPMGSPGMGYDPAAEYDMFAFGGAAGDGTIFETAGTR; translated from the coding sequence ATGACCACCCTGACCCGCCGCGCCCTGATCGCCGCCACCGGGGCCGCCGCCCTCGTCGCTGGAACCGCGCCGCTTCTGGCCGCAGCCCCGCCCACCCTTTCCGTCGTCAAGAGTCCGACCTGCGGCTGCTGCACCGGCTGGGCCGAGATGGCGCGCGCGGCGGGCTACGCGGTCGAGACCCGGGACGTGGACGACATTACGCAGGCCAAGCTCGATGCGGGCGTGCCCGACGACCTCTGGTCCTGCCACACGGCCACGCTGACCGCCCCGGACGGGCGCGCCTACGTCATTGAGGGGCACGTCTCCTTCGAGGCGATGGACCGCCTTCTCACCGAGGCGCCGGATGTCGCGGGGCTCGCCGCGCCCGGCATGCCGATGGGCTCGCCCGGCATGGGCTACGACCCGGCGGCGGAGTACGACATGTTCGCCTTCGGCGGCGCGGCCGGCGACGGCACGATCTTCGAGACGGCCGGCACGCGATGA